In a single window of the bacterium genome:
- a CDS encoding enolase C-terminal domain-like protein — protein sequence MRIRRAEALLVRLPLRLTIRHALAARRESLNVVVRLEDEAGNAGWGEGVPRDYVTGESPERSFELLAGSLLPSLVGAEIAGPEALLPAVVSLLSPAAGRQSCCCAAELALFDLAGNAFGRPAAEWFGGARRDTVRYGVVLPLLEPPETAGFLEAVRRLGAPHLKIKAEGDRWPEALAAARAALGDAITIAVDANGSWGLDEAAGHLRRMEPFGVAWVEQPLPRGRESEIPDLARRSRIPLMADESLTTLAEARHLVRDGGFRLFNLRVSKLGGLAAAHAVADVAAAAGLGVQVGCQVGESSILSAAGRILAATLPSCAAVEGSYGTRLLEADVTDEPFEFGERGAAPVQGGAGLGVAVSPARLAPLVVRSAAVS from the coding sequence ATGAGGATTCGCCGCGCCGAGGCGCTCCTGGTGCGCCTCCCCCTGAGGCTCACCATCCGCCACGCGCTCGCCGCGCGCCGCGAGAGCCTGAACGTCGTGGTGCGCCTCGAGGACGAGGCGGGCAACGCGGGCTGGGGCGAGGGGGTGCCGCGGGACTACGTCACGGGTGAGTCCCCCGAACGCTCGTTCGAGCTTCTGGCGGGGTCCCTCCTTCCGTCGCTCGTCGGCGCCGAGATCGCCGGGCCGGAGGCGCTCCTCCCCGCCGTCGTCTCCCTGCTGAGCCCGGCCGCGGGACGCCAGAGCTGCTGCTGCGCCGCGGAGCTGGCCCTGTTCGACCTGGCAGGCAACGCCTTCGGCCGCCCCGCGGCTGAGTGGTTCGGCGGCGCGCGGCGGGATACCGTGCGCTACGGTGTGGTGCTCCCGCTGCTGGAGCCGCCGGAGACCGCCGGCTTTCTCGAGGCCGTCCGCCGGCTCGGGGCGCCGCACCTCAAGATCAAGGCCGAGGGGGACCGCTGGCCCGAGGCGCTGGCGGCCGCCCGCGCGGCGCTGGGGGACGCGATCACCATCGCCGTCGACGCCAACGGCAGCTGGGGCCTCGACGAGGCGGCGGGCCACCTGCGCCGCATGGAGCCTTTCGGCGTCGCCTGGGTGGAGCAGCCGCTGCCGCGCGGGCGGGAGAGTGAGATTCCCGACCTGGCCCGCCGCAGCCGCATCCCGCTGATGGCGGACGAGTCGCTCACCACGCTCGCGGAGGCGCGGCACCTGGTCCGTGACGGCGGCTTCCGGCTCTTCAATCTGCGGGTCTCGAAGCTCGGCGGGCTTGCCGCCGCCCATGCGGTGGCGGACGTCGCCGCCGCGGCCGGTCTCGGCGTCCAGGTGGGCTGCCAGGTGGGGGAGTCATCCATTCTCTCGGCGGCGGGGCGCATCCTCGCGGCGACCCTCCCCTCGTGCGCGGCCGTCGAGGGCTCGTACGGCACCCGTCTCCTGGAGGCGGACGTGACCGACGAGCCCTTCGAGTTCGGCGAGCGCGGCGCGGCCCCGGTCCAGGGCGGCGCCGGCCTCGGCGTCGCAGTCTCGCCGGCGCGGCTCGCGCCGCTCGTGGTTCGCTCAGCCGCGGTCTCCTGA
- a CDS encoding cytochrome c: protein MKKTLVLASLVLCGSLASSAGAAAPDPVATLESGRKAFDTVCSKCHKLDLPLSKKLDRPGWEGILGAMTGRGAAFSPEERQLVIDYLVVKSTFETKCATCHATQNALAARRSRAEWEKTVRRMAEKSPGAFTSQEIDLITAYLTLVVGSEK, encoded by the coding sequence ATGAAGAAGACCCTCGTCCTCGCATCCCTGGTCCTCTGCGGCTCGCTCGCGTCGTCCGCCGGCGCGGCTGCGCCCGACCCCGTCGCCACCCTCGAGTCCGGCAGGAAGGCCTTCGACACCGTGTGCAGCAAGTGCCACAAGCTCGATCTTCCGCTCTCGAAGAAGCTGGACCGCCCCGGGTGGGAGGGGATTCTGGGCGCGATGACCGGTCGCGGCGCCGCGTTCTCCCCGGAGGAGCGCCAGCTGGTGATCGACTATCTCGTCGTCAAGTCGACCTTCGAGACCAAGTGCGCGACCTGCCACGCCACGCAGAACGCGCTGGCGGCCAGGCGCTCCCGCGCCGAGTGGGAGAAGACGGTCAGGCGGATGGCCGAGAAGAGCCCGGGCGCCTTCACGTCCCAGGAGATCGACCTGATCACCGCGTACCTCACGCTGGTGGTCGGTTCGGAGAAGTAG
- a CDS encoding DUF192 domain-containing protein, with translation METRRRGRERARALGGAAAAALLVALAGSRAAAQPAAQPAAPPADRRPVCVRGNCFDAEIAVTAEERSRGLMHRTTLAPGAGMLFVFPAAGRHGFWMKNTLIELDIVFIGADKRVVDIARRAQPCRKEPCAEYYPGAPAAYALEIAGGLADRYGLGAGDPVEFR, from the coding sequence ATGGAAACACGACGTCGCGGGCGGGAGCGCGCCAGGGCGCTCGGCGGCGCGGCAGCCGCCGCGCTGCTCGTGGCGCTGGCCGGCAGCCGCGCGGCCGCACAGCCGGCGGCCCAGCCCGCCGCCCCGCCGGCGGACCGCCGCCCGGTCTGCGTCCGCGGGAATTGCTTCGACGCCGAGATCGCGGTGACCGCGGAGGAGCGCAGCCGCGGCCTCATGCACCGCACGACGCTGGCCCCGGGGGCGGGGATGCTCTTCGTGTTCCCCGCCGCCGGTCGGCACGGGTTCTGGATGAAGAACACGCTCATCGAGCTGGACATCGTCTTCATCGGTGCGGACAAGCGCGTGGTGGACATCGCGCGGCGCGCGCAGCCGTGCCGGAAGGAGCCGTGCGCCGAGTACTACCCCGGCGCGCCCGCGGCGTACGCGCTGGAGATCGCCGGCGGCCTCGCCGACCGGTACGGCCTCGGCGCCGGCGATCCGGTGGAGTTCCGCTAG
- a CDS encoding transporter substrate-binding domain-containing protein — protein sequence MAEEKRLTAFGKLVVLAFIAGCVWYALKLWPGNPVGQMVGSVKREVQERARPAPAEPGRQAPAARAGAQRRGVWQDVRSRGSVRIGYESEAPPMYFRNPQTGDDGFEYQLGRRLAAELGLPAAGPRFVEGAYQDLPGMLRRGDIDLIMAGYVPDPAVEGVEWSDSYLDFGLCLIVLRSSAITEVSQLAGKTVAIYDDPAAERWVAQHVPGARVKKFSGDNGWFEALERREADALIYDYPFAAEEIKRHPRTKIVEFNLNQSRYAVGVPAGNDDLLDAVNGALARIKASAEYGDLVRRYLSYKSEDVLRPVAGRRTHTVRAGETLSTIARTELGAVERWEEIWQLNRERIPNPHLIYPEYVLIMP from the coding sequence ATGGCGGAGGAAAAACGGCTGACCGCGTTCGGCAAGCTCGTCGTTCTCGCGTTCATAGCGGGCTGCGTCTGGTACGCGCTCAAGCTCTGGCCGGGGAACCCGGTCGGGCAGATGGTCGGGTCGGTCAAGCGCGAGGTGCAGGAGCGCGCCCGCCCGGCGCCGGCGGAGCCGGGGCGGCAGGCGCCCGCGGCGCGAGCGGGCGCCCAGCGCCGCGGCGTCTGGCAGGACGTCCGCAGCCGCGGCAGCGTGCGGATCGGCTACGAGTCGGAGGCGCCCCCGATGTACTTCCGCAACCCGCAGACCGGCGACGACGGGTTCGAGTACCAGCTCGGGCGCCGCCTCGCCGCCGAGCTGGGCCTGCCGGCGGCCGGACCGCGCTTCGTCGAGGGCGCCTACCAGGACCTCCCGGGGATGCTGCGGCGCGGGGACATCGACCTGATCATGGCCGGGTACGTCCCCGACCCCGCGGTGGAGGGGGTCGAGTGGTCGGACAGCTACCTGGACTTCGGCCTCTGCCTGATCGTGCTGCGCAGCTCGGCGATCACGGAGGTCTCCCAGCTGGCCGGCAAGACGGTGGCGATCTACGACGACCCGGCGGCGGAGCGCTGGGTGGCGCAGCACGTGCCCGGCGCGCGCGTGAAGAAGTTCTCGGGCGACAACGGGTGGTTCGAGGCCCTCGAGCGGCGCGAGGCGGATGCGCTGATCTACGACTACCCCTTCGCGGCCGAGGAGATCAAGCGCCACCCGCGCACCAAGATCGTGGAGTTCAACCTCAACCAGTCGCGTTACGCCGTGGGCGTGCCCGCGGGCAACGACGACCTGCTGGACGCGGTCAACGGCGCGCTGGCGCGCATCAAGGCCTCCGCGGAATACGGGGACCTCGTGCGCCGCTACCTCTCCTACAAGTCGGAGGACGTCCTCAGGCCGGTCGCCGGGCGGCGCACGCACACGGTGCGCGCCGGCGAGACCCTGAGCACGATCGCCCGCACGGAGCTCGGCGCCGTCGAGCGCTGGGAGGAGATCTGGCAGCTCAACCGGGAGCGCATCCCGAACCCGCACCTGATCTACCCGGAGTACGTGCTCATCATGCCCTGA